One genomic region from Populus nigra chromosome 8, ddPopNigr1.1, whole genome shotgun sequence encodes:
- the LOC133700519 gene encoding uncharacterized protein LOC133700519 — MAPPSLLGPPEIKKPMPTPQQEASTTVRNPFVDLMVDNFNKTTVNQLPQIGYTENMSATFLSSGNPCLDLFFHVVPNTPPESLEKRLHSAWNHNPLTTLKLICNLRGVRGTGKSDKEGFYTSAIWLHNNHPKTLACNIPSMADFGYFKDLPEILYRLLEGPDVRKIQKQEWRQRKGRKTGRRAGIKIGQPKTLAPFQRNKKRPKNAKSSRNAGPSIPIHIRIQNEKRRAETEKENASIARKERRAAMAKKVIERYSHDPDYRFLYEGVSDFFAGCLKTDMQHLNSSNTTKVSLAAKWCPSIDSSFDRSTLLCESIARKVFPRESYPEYEGIEEAHYAYRVRDRLRKEVLVPLRKVLELPEVYIGANRWDSIPYNRVASVAMKFYKKKFFKHDAERFREYLEDVKAGKTKIAAGALLPHEIIESLNDDDGGEVAELQWKRIVDDLLQKGKMKNCIAVCDVSGSMSGTPMEVSVALGMLVSELCEEPWKGKLITFSQNPMLQMVEGDSLLQKTEFVRSMEWGMNTNFQKVFDLILQVAVNGNLREDQMIKRVFVFSDMEFDQASCNPWETDYQVIARKFTEKGYGNVIPEIVFWNLRDSRATPVPGTQKGVALVSGFSKNLMKLFLDGDGEISPEAVMKEAIAGEEYQKLVLLD, encoded by the coding sequence ATGGCACCACCATCTCTCCTTGGCCCTCCAGAGATCAAGAAGCCAATGCCAACACCACAACAAGAAGCCTCAACAACTGTACGTAATCCCTTTGTAGATCTAATGGTAGACAATTTCAATAAAACCACTGTTAATCAATTACCCCAAATAGGTTACACTGAAAATATGTCAGCTACCTTTCTCTCCTCGGGCAACCCctgtcttgatttatttttccatgTAGTACCAAATACCCCACCTGAATCCCTCGAGAAAAGACTCCACTCTGCCTGGAACCACAACCCCTTGACCACCCTTAAACTCATCTGTAACCTCAGAGGTGTACGTGGCACCGGAAAATCTGATAAAGAAGGGTTTTACACATCAGCAATCTGGCTACACAACAATCACCCCAAAACTCTAGCCTGCAATATTCCATCCATGGCGGATTTCGGTTACTTTAAGGATTTGCCTGAAATTCTTTACCGACTTTTAGAAGGGCCTGATGTGAGAAAGATCCAAAAACAAGAGTGGAGGCAGAGAAAAGGCAGAAAGACTGGAAGGAGAGCGGGAATTAAGATTGGGCAACCAAAGACTCTAGCGCCATTTCAACGCAACAAGAAAAGGCCTAAGAATGCTAAATCGTCAAGAAATGCTGGGCCTAGCATTCCCATACATATCAGAATCCAGAATGAAAAGAGAAGGGCTGAGACGGAGAAAGAGAATGCAAGTATTGCCAGGAAAGAGAGAAGGGCAGCCATGGCGAAGAAGGTTATTGAAAGATATAGTCATGACCCTGATTATCGGTTCTTATATGAGGGCGTATCCGATTTCTTTGCGGGTTGCCTTAAGACTGATATGCAACACTTGAATTCTAGTAATACAACAAAGGTCAGTCTTGCTGCGAAATGGTGCCCCTCTATTGATTCTTCCTTCGATCGATCAACTCTGTTGTGTGAGAGTATTGCAAGGAAGGTATTTCCTAGAGAATCTTATCCTGAATATGAAGGAATCGAAGAGGCACATTATGCTTATCGTGTTCGTGATCGATTGAGGAAGGAGGTTTTGGTTCCGCTTCGTAAGGTTCTTGAGTTGCCTGAGGTCTATATCGGTGCTAATAGATGGGATTCCATCCCATACAATAGAGTTGCTTCTGTGGCCATGAAGTTTTACaagaaaaagttttttaaacatGATGCAGAGCGTTTCAGAGAGTATTTGGAAGATGTGAAAGCTGGAAAGACCAAGATTGCAGCAGGTGCATTGCTGCCTCATGAGatcatcgagtctttgaacgatGACGATGGTGGAGAAGTAGCAGAGCTGCAGTGGAAGAGAATCGTTGATGATTTATTGCAGAAAGGGAAGATGAAAAACTGTATAGCTGTCTGTGATGTGTCCGGTAGCATGTCTGGGACTCCAATGGAGGTTTCTGTGGCACTTGGTATGTTGGTTTCAGAGCTATGTGAAGAGCCATGGAAGGGTAAGCTAATTACATTCAGTCAAAACCCCATGCTTCAAATGGTTGAAGGAGATAGTCTTCTACAGAAGACTGAGTTTGTGAGGAGCATGGAGTGGGGCATGAACACTAATTTCCAAAAGGTGTTTGATCTTATTTTGCAAGTTGCTGTTAATGGTAATTTGAGAGAGGATCAAATGATCAAGAGGGTGTTTGTGTTTAGTGACATGGAATTTGATCAAGCTTCCTGCAATCCTTGGGAAACAGACTATCAAGTCATTGCAAGGAAGTTTACTGAAAAGGGTTATGGTAATGTAATCCCAGAGATTGTGTTTTGGAATTTGAGAGACTCAAGGGCTACACCAGTACCTGGTACACAGAAGGGAGTAGCACTTGTGAGTGGGTTTtctaaaaatttgatgaaattgtttttggatGGAGATGGTGAAATAAGCCCTGAAGCTGTTATGAAAGAGGCCATCGCTGGGGAAGAGTATCAGAAGTTAGTTTTGCTTGATTGA